In bacterium, a single window of DNA contains:
- a CDS encoding HD domain-containing protein, producing the protein MISSIIESCTTWLHDYVNTFQHDGNEHFLMIRHKLNHSKRVAQYCRELAKDLQWTDEDVATGELLGLLHDVGRFPQLTEFGTFVDACSVNHGERGYEVARELQILSTLSSRHRLGVLDGIRYHNCREIPQGLDRDSLPFVKLVRDADKLDIFNTLSTSMLEKDFMDQLEKTLKIRQDGPVDPGALNDVLEQKTVSDSHTRSVNDFRLMQLSWVYDINFKPTFMRLHTSGIIGKISMLIPDTDRVREAKESIESYLKDRVSC; encoded by the coding sequence ATGATTTCGAGTATTATAGAGAGTTGTACAACGTGGCTGCATGACTATGTGAATACGTTTCAGCACGATGGGAACGAGCATTTTCTCATGATTCGGCACAAGCTCAATCACAGTAAACGTGTCGCGCAATACTGCCGTGAACTGGCGAAGGACCTTCAGTGGACGGATGAGGATGTGGCAACAGGTGAACTGCTCGGACTTCTCCACGATGTGGGACGGTTTCCGCAGCTGACAGAATTCGGAACATTCGTGGACGCATGTTCGGTCAATCATGGCGAGCGCGGATACGAGGTTGCCCGTGAATTGCAGATACTTTCCACCCTTTCATCCCGTCATCGCCTCGGTGTACTTGACGGCATCCGTTATCATAACTGCCGCGAAATCCCGCAGGGGCTCGATCGGGACAGCCTTCCGTTTGTAAAACTTGTCAGGGATGCCGATAAGCTCGATATATTCAATACATTAAGTACCAGCATGCTCGAAAAGGATTTTATGGATCAGCTTGAAAAAACCCTGAAAATCCGTCAGGACGGCCCTGTCGATCCTGGAGCTCTCAATGATGTTCTTGAACAGAAAACTGTTTCCGATTCACACACCAGATCGGTTAACGACTTCCGGCTTATGCAGTTATCCTGGGTGTATGATATCAATTTCAAACCGACATTCATGCGGTTGCATACAAGCGGAATTATCGGGAAGATATCAATGCTCATA